One window from the genome of Nicotiana sylvestris chromosome 9, ASM39365v2, whole genome shotgun sequence encodes:
- the LOC138877231 gene encoding cytochrome P450 71D7-like — protein MGRDPKYWDDVESFKPERFENNSMDYTGNNFEYLPFGSGRRICPGISFGLANVYFLLAQLLYHFDWKLPTEIHPSELDLTEAAGAACARKNDLHLIATPYQHCQE, from the coding sequence ATGGGAAGAGATCCAAAATATTGGGATGATGTAGAAAGCTTTAAACCTGAGAGATTTGAAAATAACTCTATGGATTATACTGGTAATAATTTTGAATATCTTCCGTTCGGTAGCGGAAGGAGAATTTGCCCTGGAATATCATTTGGTTTAGCAAATGTTTATTTTCTACTAGCTCAATTGTTGTATCATTTTGACTGGAAACTCCCAACTGAAATCCATCCAAGTGAACTAGACTTGACTGAGGCGGCTGGAGCAGCTTGTGCTAGAAAGAATGACCTACACTTAATCGCTACTCCTTATCAACATTGTCAAGAGTGA
- the LOC138877035 gene encoding premnaspirodiene oxygenase-like has protein sequence MEGFDVADIFPSLKFLHVLTGMKAKVMDAHNELDEILDNIITEHKKVTKTNCESGSEGIIDVLLRLMKEGGLQFPITNDNIKAIIFDMFAAGTETSATTINWAMVEMMKNPSVFSKTQAEVRKILTGKETFGEIDVEEFKYLKMVIKETFRLHPPLPLLLPRECREETD, from the exons ATGGAAGGGTTTGATGTGGCTGATATATTCCCTTCATTGAAGTTTCTTCATGTGCTTACTGGAATGAAGGCTAAAGTGATGGATGCACACAATGAACTAGATGAGATTCTTGATAATATCATCACTGAGCACAAGAAGGTTACAAAGACCAATTGTGAATCAGGAAGTGAAGGTATAATTGATGTACTGCTAAGACTTATGAAGGAAGGAGGTCTTCAATTTCCAATCACTAACGACAACATCAAAGCTATTATCTTT GACATGTTTGCTGCGGGAACAGAAACTTCAGCAACAACAATTAATTGGGCCATGGTCGAAATGATGAAGAATCCAAGTGTATTTTCCAAAACTCAAGCAGAGGTAAGAAAAATCTTGACAGGGAAAGAAACTTTTGGTGAAATTGATGTCGAGGAGTTCAAATACCTAAAGATGGTCATTAAAGAAACTTTCAGACTCCACCCTCCGCTACCTCTTTTGCTTCCAAGAGAATGTAGAGAAGAAACAGACTAA